CGGGAAGATTCCGGCCCGAGGGGGTACTCGGCGATGCAGGTGTCCGGGGAAAAAAGATTCTCCTTCGGAGAGGTAGGGTTGCGCGCTTCGGCGCGCAACGAGGTAGGAAATAAAAAGGGGAAGCCGTCAGGCTACAAACATTCGACTCCTCCGGAGTCCCGGCTTCGCCGGAAAAACGCAAAAAAAGATGTTTGTATTAAGTTTTGTCACTAGGTAAGACCTCAAAAGGGGAGCTTTGTATTGGGTGCCATCCTCGGGTTTTGCCGTTAGGCAAGACCTCGGAGAGGTCAAATGTTTGTAGCCCACAGGCCTGGCCCCCATTTTTTTTCTACGGGGTTACGCCTCGGGCGTAGGTGCGACAATTTGGTTTGCGCTCCTAAATAAACTCCACATCTTCCCGGAAAGGAAACTCCATCAACAGGCGCATGCCATGCTGAAGATCCATATCTTCAAAAAGGGTTTTATACAGGGTTTGGGTAATAGGTGCCGAAAATTTGTAATTGGCGGCGAGGGCTTTGACAATGCAGACCGTTTTTAAACCTTCGGCAACTTCTTCCATACTTTCAAGTATTTCATCGAGGTTTTCGCCTTTGGCGAGACGGAATCCAACCGTAAAATTACGGCTTCGGTGAGAGGCACTCGTCGCAACCAGATCTCCTATGCCTGCCAGCCCCAGAAATGCTTTGGGATCTGCTCCCAGCGCTTTGCCGATATTTACCATTTCTGCCAGGCCTCTCGTAATGAGCAATGCGCGGGTATTATCTCCGTATTTCAGTCCGTGAAGAATGCCCGAAGCGATTGCCATGATATTTTTTAGCACACCTGCCAGCTCAATCCCAAACAAGTCGTGATTCCCGTGCACCCTGAATCTCCCGCTCCGCAACGCGCTCTGCCCCTCTCTGATCACTTCGTCAAAATGACTCGCCACCACCGTCGCAGCCGGCTGGCCTTCTTCGATTTCACTGGCGAGATTGGGGCCTGCTGCACAGCCAATCCGAAGCACTACCGTTTCTTCCATAATCACTTCGCTCATCGTCTTCACCTGGGTGCGGTTGAGCTTCTCTACGCTGCGGAGGCGCTCTCCTTCAGGCAGGGTTACGTCCAGTCCTTTCGTGCCATGAATGAGTTTATGGGAGGGGTTTAGAAATGGGCTGAGATCGGTCAGCATTTCCCTGAAATTTTCCGAAGGGATAACCGGGAAAATCAGTTCACACTCACGGGCAAGTTCTTCCAGGCTATTGGTCATACTGACTTTTGCCTGAATATTCCTTCCGCGGTAGGTTCTGTCCTTCTGCAGGATCTCAACCACTTCCGGGCGACGTGCGTAGAGCAGTACCCGCCGGTTTTCGGAAAGGAGATTTGCCAGGGCCGTACCAAAAGACCCGGCCCCAATCACTCCGACGGTTATATTAGATGACGTTTGCAAGCCCATATCCTTCCAGTCTATTGTGATAATAATACAGCAGGTTGATGTTTTCTGAAACGAGCGTCTGCGAATCCTGAAAAGTCAGGGGTCTTTGTGCGTGATAAATGCCGAGGTTTTTGACCCCATGCTCGATAATGGTCTGTACATCGTTGACGAGGTGGGTCGCCAGATGAACTTTCCCCAGATCGGCCATATTTCGCAGTTGGGCCAGGGCTCTTTCCACTGCCTGGCGGTATTCATTCAAATCAAAGGTTCGCTCTTCCGGAGGAATGCGAAGAATACCGTAAAGGTCCAGTTCAGGGTTGCGTTTCTTGATCAGCTCGTAAGCTACAAAAGCGACAATATGGCTGGAAAAAACGCGATTTTCTACATGATACCGTGAGACAATTTTGTCTCCCAGCATGCGCGTATATTCTGCATCCCGTTGCCAGTCGTCTTTGACTTCACCCCGGGTCATGAAGTAGGATTTGATATCTACCGGCCGTTCATGGCTGTCAAAGCTGTTTCCCTCTTCATCGACAAAGTTGCCAAACAGATCCATGGGTTTCCCAAAGGAGAGGGCGATTTCGGAGCTTTCACTAAAGGTTGTCCAGATAAATTTGAAGAATTTGCGGTAGCTCGCAAACTCATCGTTGTTGATATAATATTGTTCCTGCCCGGTAAAGGTCAGGTGTTGATTGATCAGGGAAGCAGCTTCAAGCACAAAGTGATAACTCATCACCATAGGGACGATAAATATTTTTTCTGAAATTCCCCTGGGCGGAGCGAGGAAGTTTCTTTTTTGCGCTTCAATTGCTGTCCCCAGAAGCCCTAGTTTCAGTTTTTTCTCAATCATGCCAGAGCGCGACCTGGTACCTCCGGGGAAAAAAAGGCTATGTACGCCTTCCAGGATAGAGACGGTCGAATACGTATTCAGGGTCTCCCTGTAAATAGGATTTTTTTTCCGGCGGTCAACCTTATATGCGCCCAGCCTTTTCATAAAATAAGCGAGAATTGCGCTGTTGTATAGGTTGAGTCCTGCGCCATATATAAATGCCGGTAAACCCAGCGCATGAAGGCTCCAGCCTACCAGAATCGAATCCACATTGCTAAAATGTGTGGGTACGAGCACGATCGTTCCTTTGGTAGCGAGTTTTCGCATGGCCTCGGTTTCACCGAGGAGGTGTACTTTCTCCTGCAAACCTACGCTGTGGTTAATCACCGATTTGACGGTTTTTCCTGCCGAAGCATTGAGAAGTGTGGAAAAGAAAAAGGGGAGAAATCGTTTCGCAAAATGATAACTGCCGGGTCGAAACGTGCTGGCAATCTCGTTGGCATAACGGCTGATGATCGACTCAAGCATCTGATCGCTTCGCAGGGCAAAAGCCTCCGGATCCTGCTCCAACTGCTGAATGCGCACCATGTCTTTCTTGATATCAGACCAGTATTTGGCTTCATCTTTTGGATCTACTTTCCAGGGGTCCTCCGTCATGCGGATCCGCTCCATAAACATGGTCTTGGCGATCATATCGGCCACAGGAGTGTTTTCTACTTTGGCCTGGCCGTGCAGTCCCGCCATGGTTTCCTGGATTACTTCATCCACAAAACGTTGCTTGTTTTTAAATAATTGAGTAATTGGCCAGTCGTGGATATTCGGAATGACGGGTTTGTACAATATCCCTTCCTGTATATAATGTTGTGTTGATTCCATATATTCGCATTTACCTCATCTTCTGCCCTACATTTCTAAAAGAGGCTAAAGATGTGAAAATGTTGGGAATAACGAAAATTCCTTGAAAATGCCTGAAGATTATCTCTCTGCTCACTGGGTCAAACTGATGTCGGCACTTTCGGTTGAGGCTGAAGTGAAAAATTATGATTTTCAATCTGTTATAAAAAAATATGGCCAGTCAGGCCGTTATTATCATACAACCTCACATCTGGCAGCCATGTTCTTGTGGTACGAAAAATTCGAAAACTTCATTGAATTTCCGAATGCTTTCCGACTGGCAATTTTTTTTCACGATATCGTATATTCCCCGATTCGCAAGAACAATGAGTCGCAGAGTGCAATTGTTGCACAAAAATATATGGAGAAGTGGAGATGCGGGGAAGAAGCGGTTGTGCAGGTGCGGGAGTTGATTTTGTCCACAGCAAAACATCAGCCGTTGAAAGCGCATCCCGATTTTGGGTGGTTTCTGGATATTGATTTATCGGTGCTGGGTAGTCCTGCGAATGATTATCGGCAGTATGCAGAAGCGATCAGAAAAGAGTATCGCCTGTATCCCGATAGTTTATATTTTCCCGGCAGAAAAAAAATTCTGGAAAGTTTCTTACAGCGGCCCCGGATTTATTTTTCGGTTCCGATGTACGAGCTGCTTGAAAAGCAAGCCAGGGAGAATCTGGCAGATGAAATCCTTCGTCTGTCGTGATTCCCCCTGGTTGTCGTTATTATTTACTTTGCTTTACAGATACGCCATTGGGACCTTTTACTCTGGTACCCAGCTGATTGTACAGCAGGTCATAATACTCAGTAGCCATTCTGCCAGAATCAAAGAAAGGAACTACTTCACGCATACTGTTTTTGGCTATTTCCGTCCATTTGTCAGGCTGGTCGTAATAGGTGGGCACAATCTCAGAAGTAAGAATACGCATCAGGTGATGGTAGTCGTGTTCATCCTGAAGGTGTGTTGCCTGATTTTCATCGGCTTCGGGCAATATAAAGCAGTTATGGCCGTGTTTTGCAAACTCTGGTATCCATCCGTCATTGACTGAGAAGTTTACCGAGCCGTTCATCGCTGCGGTCATCCCACTGGTTCCGGAAGCTTCCATGGGTCTGCGTGGAGTATTCAGCCAGATATCGGAACCTTTTTTCAGCATTGAAGAGAGGTTCATCTCATAACCGGTAAGGATGGTGGCCTTGTGGCTCAGGCGGGTGAGCTGTACGAGCCGGTTGAACAAATCCACGGCATAATCATCAAAGGGGTAGGGTTTTCCTGCCCAGATGATCTGTACCGGATAGTTGAGTCTGTCGAGGAGGTCATAAAAGCGTGTATGATCGCGAAGGATCAGATCTGCGCGTTTGTACCCTGCAAAGCGGCGCGCCCAGACGATGGTAAGAACATCCGGGTCAAAAAGATTTCCGGTCTGGTCTGCGACAATTTTGAAGAGTTCTTCTTTCATCTCACGCTTACGCTCACGGAAGGCCGTATTATCGTTTGTGTCCAGCGCTTCTTTGAGATGTTTATCTTGCCAGAACTTTTGGTTTTGGGCATTGGTAATACCGATGATTTCGGGGCGATCCCCTACGTCTTTCCACATTTTATTGGAAACATCGGCATGCAACTGAGATACGCCGTTGGCGTTACCGGCGAGTACCAGCGCCGAAGGGGTGTACCCGAAGTTGTCTGTATGCATATGATGGGTGATTTCCCTGACTGTGCTCAAAGGCACGCCAGCGAAAAAATCCATTTTTTCGAGGAGGTTGATGTCGTGTTCTTCGTTTCCTGCTTTTACCGGTGTATGGGTTGTAAAAGCCAGCTTTTCGCGCACTTTTTCCACATCTCCCAGCTCTTTGTACAAATGAAAGGCCAACGGAAGGGCATGAGCCTCATTCATATGGTACATATCTGCGCCGCCAAGGGCTTCGACTACCTTTGCACCGCCAATACCCAATACGATACTCTGGGCAATTCTCGCAGCAGTATTCTGGTCATAAAGGTGGTGGGTAATGGTGCAGGAAAGATAGTCATTATAAATGTCGCGGTCTGTAGTCAGCAGATACATCGGCACTGTGCCAAATACCTCAGGTGCCAGGTACCATGCCTGAACTTTTACTTCCTGTCCGTGAATTTTTACAGGAAAAACCATATCTGTTTCCTGAAGGAAAGTGTAATACCTTTCACGGAAGAGAACTTTCATCGAACTGTTCTGATCTCTTACCTGGTCATAATAGCCAAATTTCCACAGCATACCGATACCGATCATGTTCTGTTTCAGATCGTAGGCGCTGCGCATATGGGACCCTGCAAGATATCCGAGTCCACCTGAATAGATCTTTAGTGCGGTATCAATACCGAATTCCATACTAAAGTAGGCAACTCGTTTGGAGAAGGGTTCTGCAGGGGTATAGGGATGTTCCCACGTACAATTTGTTTTCATTTAATCCGTAATTTGATAATGATTCGAGTTGAGCAAAATTAGGGTGTAATTTGGGAAATACAAGGCAGTTTAAAGGTATTTCATTCAATGGCCAGAACTTACCGTATGGGTGATATAGTCTTTCCTGTCAAAGGATTCATTGTCCGTAGTATCGGAAATCAGCAGGAAAACCACTTAATTTGAACATGAACGATATGGATATGGAGCCCAAAGCAAAATTGTTTCAATATAAGGTCGCAGCAAATATTGTTGTAATAAGTTTTATTGTGGAATGGCTGTCCGGGTACCTCCTGGGGGCTTATTCAGATATCAGTTCCGTTTCTCAGGTGCATGTGATGTCCCTGGTGCGCGCTTTGTTCTGGGCATATATCTGGCTGACTTTCCGAAAGTTGCTGGATGAGCATTTTCACTACCGGGATGCAGATACTTTTTTGTGGGTAATGATTTTTCTGGGGTTGCTTTTTCCGCTGATGGGAATGTCCGGGCTTTACACAATTTTGCCTGAAATCATCCCAACCGTACTGAGTGTTGGCTTCTCTGCTGTTTTTATCCTGTTTGCACTCAGTATTTTGAAGATCAAAGAAGATATGTTTGGGTTGAAAGTAAGGTTTGCCTACACAATGATCACACAGGCGGTCTTTTCCACGCTTTTTTATCAGGTTCTTCATATTTACACTTTTTACACGCTATTTTGGGGCGGCCGTGTAATCAGCTTTTTGTTGTCTCTCCTGCTGGCGATTTTTTTGTTTCGCATTTTCAGAAAGGCCGGGCAGGACCTGCCGGTCTCCGAATTTTTGCATGAAGAAAATCTGATCGAAAAAATCGGCGATGAGATAGAGGAAATCTAAGCCATAAAAAAAGAGGCTGTCCTTACAGACAGCCCCAGCTAATTCGAATTTACCCAATTTTAATATTATCGTGTATGAGTGTATTACGGACACTTGGGTGAATTATTGTTTTCCCGGAGGAAATCTTCCCGCTTTTCTTTCCGCTTTGCCAAACAACTCCGGTATCAGACAGATCAGGCATAATATTTGCTTTAATATGTGTAAAGTTTTTACTGTGTAATATTATTTGTATAAATTGTATAAAAATCAGTTATAAATCTCTGCCGATTTGTGTTGAAGTGGTCTGAGTGGGCGTTTTGTGATGTAAGAAGTGCAGGGATTGTAATCGAATCATCAATAATATTACATGAATCAAATCTTTACCAACACCATTTTATGAAAACGTGGAAAGAATTTAAACTGGCAGAGCCTACCCTTCAGCGCATTGAGCGCCGTTTTGCAAAGCTTCAGGTTTTTGAGAGAAGTTATTATAAACTAAACCCCGAGTCTTCCTGTATCGGTCCGGAAGACATGAAAGAAACCCGCGAGGTGATCCTCGATAGTATCCGGGCTGAAGCAGAAACCGTTGAGGGGAAAATTTATTACTGGTTATATCCGTTTTACTCCGGCAATTTTCTCCAGTTGGTAGCAGCATTGGGAAACTGCGGCATGATGGAAACTCAGAAGGATGACGCAGAATCCCGTAATGCGTTTTACAATTTTTTCCGGACTGTTCCGATTGAAGAAAGATTACAACTTGGCGAACGTCTCAATCATCCGGAGCTCACCCAACAGTCTATCCGGATTCAGGAAAAAATCCAGGCCAGGAAAGAATCTCTTCAAACCCATATCAACCGCTACCACGCCAATTAAGGCGAAAAAGGGCGTTTTTACATCAACGGTTCGAATTTCATACAATCACCGGTTTTCCATTTTAGGCCGGTTACGGTAACGACGCCGTCTATTTTTTGGATTTCGGCATAAAAGTAAGCCAGCCCGTCACCGCCTGTGCGGGCATTGCGATACGTCACTTTTGCTTTGCCCCAAAGCCGTAACTGCGGTCCGACCTCCTGGTTTTTGGTGACGATCATCTCATTTTTGTAAAAAAAGGCACAATCGTTCAGGTCGCAATTTTTGGGTGGATATACCTTCTTGAGGTACTGAACCAACGCTTCATTTACTTTGGCTTTCACAATTTCGGTTTCCGACTGCGCCGACACGCCGGGTGCAAGGAAGAACAAAAGGAAGAGGAAAAATACCCCTGAAACCATGCTTTTCATAAGACTCCTTAATTAATTATCTATTGATGAATTAACTTTTCGAAGTCTGAAATTATTTTGCTGAAAAGGATACAAAATATTCAAAATCTTACATTCAGGGGTATTTTTCGCATTTAATCTGCTTTAAGTTTTCCTCTGATACTGAAAAGGAAATATCCGCCCGCCACAGCAACTGCACCCAGCAGCAAGGCATTCAGATGATTGCCATACAACCAGGCCCCGGTAGCAAACAACGTACAGTAAACGGCAATACAAGCGATAAACATACTGAGGATTTCGAGGGGAATCTGCCCGTTTTCTTTCTCTATATGTTCGCCTTCTTCTGCTGCTTTTTTGATTACAGCATCCCAGCCTGAGCCGCCGGGTCTGATGAGTTTATAGAATTTTCTCAGCGTCAGGTCATCTGTCAGCGGCGTAAACCAGGTAGCCACTACCCATGTGAGCGTTGTGAGTATCGTGCCGATAACAAGTTTTTCCCAACTGAGCAACGGCAGAATATCCAGTTTGTCGTGAACAAAGGTGAAATAACCCGCA
The Bacteroidia bacterium DNA segment above includes these coding regions:
- the glgP gene encoding alpha-glucan family phosphorylase, which translates into the protein MKTNCTWEHPYTPAEPFSKRVAYFSMEFGIDTALKIYSGGLGYLAGSHMRSAYDLKQNMIGIGMLWKFGYYDQVRDQNSSMKVLFRERYYTFLQETDMVFPVKIHGQEVKVQAWYLAPEVFGTVPMYLLTTDRDIYNDYLSCTITHHLYDQNTAARIAQSIVLGIGGAKVVEALGGADMYHMNEAHALPLAFHLYKELGDVEKVREKLAFTTHTPVKAGNEEHDINLLEKMDFFAGVPLSTVREITHHMHTDNFGYTPSALVLAGNANGVSQLHADVSNKMWKDVGDRPEIIGITNAQNQKFWQDKHLKEALDTNDNTAFRERKREMKEELFKIVADQTGNLFDPDVLTIVWARRFAGYKRADLILRDHTRFYDLLDRLNYPVQIIWAGKPYPFDDYAVDLFNRLVQLTRLSHKATILTGYEMNLSSMLKKGSDIWLNTPRRPMEASGTSGMTAAMNGSVNFSVNDGWIPEFAKHGHNCFILPEADENQATHLQDEHDYHHLMRILTSEIVPTYYDQPDKWTEIAKNSMREVVPFFDSGRMATEYYDLLYNQLGTRVKGPNGVSVKQSK
- a CDS encoding NAD(P)H-dependent glycerol-3-phosphate dehydrogenase, with the translated sequence MGLQTSSNITVGVIGAGSFGTALANLLSENRRVLLYARRPEVVEILQKDRTYRGRNIQAKVSMTNSLEELARECELIFPVIPSENFREMLTDLSPFLNPSHKLIHGTKGLDVTLPEGERLRSVEKLNRTQVKTMSEVIMEETVVLRIGCAAGPNLASEIEEGQPAATVVASHFDEVIREGQSALRSGRFRVHGNHDLFGIELAGVLKNIMAIASGILHGLKYGDNTRALLITRGLAEMVNIGKALGADPKAFLGLAGIGDLVATSASHRSRNFTVGFRLAKGENLDEILESMEEVAEGLKTVCIVKALAANYKFSAPITQTLYKTLFEDMDLQHGMRLLMEFPFREDVEFI
- a CDS encoding 1-acyl-sn-glycerol-3-phosphate acyltransferase — protein: MESTQHYIQEGILYKPVIPNIHDWPITQLFKNKQRFVDEVIQETMAGLHGQAKVENTPVADMIAKTMFMERIRMTEDPWKVDPKDEAKYWSDIKKDMVRIQQLEQDPEAFALRSDQMLESIISRYANEIASTFRPGSYHFAKRFLPFFFSTLLNASAGKTVKSVINHSVGLQEKVHLLGETEAMRKLATKGTIVLVPTHFSNVDSILVGWSLHALGLPAFIYGAGLNLYNSAILAYFMKRLGAYKVDRRKKNPIYRETLNTYSTVSILEGVHSLFFPGGTRSRSGMIEKKLKLGLLGTAIEAQKRNFLAPPRGISEKIFIVPMVMSYHFVLEAASLINQHLTFTGQEQYYINNDEFASYRKFFKFIWTTFSESSEIALSFGKPMDLFGNFVDEEGNSFDSHERPVDIKSYFMTRGEVKDDWQRDAEYTRMLGDKIVSRYHVENRVFSSHIVAFVAYELIKKRNPELDLYGILRIPPEERTFDLNEYRQAVERALAQLRNMADLGKVHLATHLVNDVQTIIEHGVKNLGIYHAQRPLTFQDSQTLVSENINLLYYYHNRLEGYGLANVI